The Fibrobacter sp. UWB2 genomic interval AAAAAAGAGAACCGTTGCCAAAGCAACAGTTCTCTTTTTGAAATGGAGATTCCCGCTCGGTGGCGGGAATGACGTGCAAGACAAGCCGCTCTTTCGTCTCTCCTCTGTAGCGAGCGACGCGAGCGTTCTCTCGTCTAATTATTCTGCGTCCATGTCAGCTTCGTCGATTTCGGCGTTGTGGTAGACTTCCTGAACGTCGTCGTGGTCTTCGAACTTGTCGATGAGCTTGAGGAGCTTGACAGCATCGTCGTGACCGAGCTTGACCGGGTCATTCGGAACGTAGCTGAGTTCTGCACTCATCATTTCGATACCAGCATTTTCGAGAGCCTTGGAAACGGCGTCGAAAGCTTCCGGAGAAGTGGAGATTTCATGAACGCCATCTTCGGTGCTCATGTCTTCTGCGCCAGCTTCGAGAACGAGGTCCATGATCTGGTCTTCCGGATACTTTTCAGCATCGACGACAATCACGCCCTTGTAGGTGAATGCCCAAGAAACGGAACCGGATTCGCCCATGGAACCGTTGTTCTTGTTGAAGATGTTACGGATTTCAGCAACCGTACGGACCTTGTTGTCGGTCATGCACTGCACCATGATAGCGATGCCTGCCGGGCCGCGTCCTTCGTACAGCGGTTCCGTCATTTCGGTACCGGAGTTAGCACCCGTACCCTTGGCAATAGCACTTTCGATGTTCTTGGTCGGCAAGCTCTGGCTCTTGGACTTGAGGATTGCAGCACGGAGACGCGGGTTAGCGTCAGGGTTGCCGCCGCCGAGCTTAGCAGCGATGGAGATTTCCTTGATCAGCTTGTTCCAAGCCTTGGCACGAGCGACGTCGGTTTTGGCTTTCTTGCGTTTGGTGGTGGCCCATTTGGAGTGACCGGACATAATTTACCTCTACTTGAGTTTTGTAATAAAATTTAATAACTATTTTCCATTCATCTTGCAGCGGCGTTTCTGCTTGGCTGTGAGCTTGCGACCCGTGCAATCAAGATCAACCTTCTTGGACTTGAGCTTGGTCTTTTCCGCTTTTTCACGAGCCCTGCGGTCTGCCTCTTCCTGAGCCTTGCGCTCGGCTTCGGCAGCCTTAGCCGCTTGGCGCTTCTGCTGCATATCGACAAGCTTAGTCTTGTCTATAGGAACAGCAGATGCCTTTGTAATTTCACGTTCGTACTTACCGCTCCAGATTCTACCGAGAAGTGAGCCAGACTGGAGAGCATCATCCAAAATGCTCTGGGCCCAGCTGTCATTTGCAGGCGGCAAAAGCTTGAACGACAAGTTGCGAATTCTAGTCGGTTCTTCGTCGTAATAAAGCATCATGTCGAAGAAGCCCACGTTGTATTCTTCGCCATCAGAACCGGCAGCAATCTTGTCCGGGATGTAGGCAAGCACAGCGTAAAGCGCTCTATCGAAAAGAGCCGTTATAAGGACATCAGAATCTCCACCGGGAGCCTGGACTTCACCTTCCGCAAGGAATGCCCACGGAGCCACATCGACTCGGAGCCTGAACTTGTGGAAACCCTTCTCAGCCTTTTTGAGCTTGATCAAGGCGCCAGAGAAAGCCTGGAATTCCGGCTTAATGGAGCCTTCCTGCGCGAACACCATGGCACACGCAAGGAAGATGACCGTTAGAAGTTTTTTCATTTCCCTAATCCAATTCGCTTAATTTATCCTTAGTTCTTGAAGAACAAAGCCTTGGCAGCTTCGAACATCGGATCCTTTTCATCCGGGTTACGGCATTCCGTATAAATACGGACCTTCGGTTCCGTACCGGACGGACGCACGAGCATCCAGGAATCGTCGTCGAAGATGACCTTTACGCCATCGAGCGTGAGGAGCTGCTTCACGGTCTTTTCGTTGTTACCGACCATGACCTTTGCACCCGGCTTAGCGATATCGGCGATAGCGTTGACCTTAGCCTTGAGCGGTTCGCCAACGAGGGACTTGTCGACTTCGAAACCAGAACGGGTCGGATAGAAACGGCCGTATTCTTCGTACAAAGCGTCGAGGTATTCGCCGAGGTTCTTGCCAGTCGTAGCGAGAATTTCGAGAGCGATGAGGAGGCCGAACTGAGCGTCCTTTTCGAGCGTGTTGTTGAGGCCGGAGATACCGTCAGATTCTTCGAATGCGACGAGAGCCTTCTGCTTGGCATTGCGAGAGAGCCACGGGCGGAAGTTCTTGAAGCCCACCGGAGTTTCCATGACAGGAACGCCGAGCTTTTCAGCAATGATGTTCACGAAGTTGGAAGTTGCAACGGACTTAGCCACGCAGCCCTGTTCCTTGCGCCAGGTTGCCATGTAGTGGAATGCGATTGCACCGAACTGGTTCATGTCGATTTCACGAGTGCCGTCGTAGAAACGGATACGGTCGCCATCCGGGTCAAAGATTGCACCGAGACGGAACCAGGACTTGCTTTCGTCGAGAACCTTGCGGACCTTTTCGAGGTTCTTGCTGGACGGTTCCGGAGCGATACCGCCGAACAAAGAATCGTCTTCGTTGCGGAGCGTGATGAGGCATTCCGGATTGTCGAGGAGAGCTGCCGGACGGCGGCGGGTAGAACCATGAACGTGGTCGCACACGAGCGTGAGGCGGCCCTTCTTGATGAATTCCTTAATGCGGTCGAACTTGATCGTGCCCTGCTTGACGAGGAATTCCTTGTAAATCTTGAGGGAGTCGATAATTTCCCAGTCAACCTTGGAGACCGGTTCGAACTTCCAGGTAGCCATCATTTCGTTAGAAAGCTTGGTGATGACGTTCGTGATTTCCGGACCTGCAGGACCGCCGTCTGCCGGGTTGAACTTGATGCCGTTGTAGTGGCTCGGGTTGTGACTCGGAGTCATGTTGATGGAGCAAGCAGCGCCGAGCATTTCGATTGCAGCGGAGAATTCCGGAGTCGGCATTTCGCCACCGTAGTAAACCTTCACGCCAGCCTTTGCAAACTGGTCTGCGACAGCTTCGCAGAATTCGTGACCGAGCAAGCGGTTGTCATGGCCAACGACCACGCCACGCTTCTGGAGTTCAGCAAAATCCTTGACACCCAGAGCAGCGAAGAGTTCCGGAGTTGCTTCCTTGTACAAACGCACAATAGCAGCACCGACAACCTGCAAGTTGCGGAGCGTGAATTCAGAACCGATTTCACCGCGCCAGCCGGAGGTACCAAAGCTGACCTTAGCCGGTTCCTGGGAGGTCAAAGCGACCTGCTTCACGGTTTCAACCAGGTTCATATCGGTAGCCGGGTTGAATTCGGGGGACTGAATCTTTTTCCAAATCTGGGTAATATTTTCCATAGCGGTTCCTTTGTAGTTTTAACGCGCAAAATTTAGAAAAAATCCAGTAGGAAGTAGGAAGTAGACTGTAGGAAGAAACGCCTAAAACAAGGGGTTACAATTCTTGTAAAAAAAAGACTCACTTTTATGTGAGCCTTGACTTTTACCTGTTTCTTAAATTGCAACGACTACTTCGATTTCAAAGCTTCAAGCCGAGCCTTCGCCTCAGCAATTTTCTCTGGGGGCAAGCCCATTGCCTGCATAACGCTTATAGCATCGGCATGACCTTCAGTTTTGCCTTCCGACTAGCCTTCAGCCTTTCCTTCAGTCTTACCCTTGAGAAAATTCTCAGCAATAACGGCATCGTATGCATGCATTTCGTCGAACATGAATTGCTCCATTTTTTTCAAAAGTTCAGGATCCGCATTGCTTACCCGCAGGCGATCCAAAGCATTCTTAAGAAGAGGGTATTCCGATTCGGGGACTTCAAGCGGGCCCCTTGAAATAAGCCTAAGCCAGAAATCTTCACGGGAGTTCACGCCCTTGCGAAGCTTCAAGAACTTAACCAAATCGACTATAATATATTTATTTTTCGGAAACAGCGGCAAGGCCTTCCCCGCCTTTACATCGTGCTTACTATAAAGCATCCACGTATCCTTATAAATCTGCGTTTTTGACGATGTACGGTTTTGTTGTATTATTTTCATTTGCCATTAGCATGTCCTTATAACGGTAAGGAACATCCCCTACCCGTTACATTAACACGCTTTTGACGCCTACGGCGTCCGCGGCTGCACTCGGTCATAGAAAAATGCAAGCATTTTTCTGCGACTCTCGTTTTGCACGCTTTTTTGCTCCGTTTGGCCCAAAACTTTTTTGAATTCGAGTAAAATGATTTTAACACAGACAACAAAACAATTTCGGATAAAGTTAATTTTTCAGCACTAAGCCGGGGCGTTACGGGCCGGCGACTGAGGGCCCGTTCGAGGGGGTGGAGAGCAACGAAGTGCGAACCAGGGGGATCCCTCCCCCACCAATCTTAACTAGATTGCCGCGTCGCTACGCTCCTCGCAATGACGTTTTTTCAAGCTACAGCTCTTGATTTACAAGCCTTTAATTTCGCCATATTTTTCACTCGTCTTTCGTCTCTAGTCTCTCGTCTATACTATATTTAGGTTACTATGCAAATTACAAACGCTTCTCAACTTACTGGTGTTTTCCCCGCGTTGTTCACCCCGCTCAAGAACGACGATCCTAAGAACCTTCGCAACTCCATCGACTACAAGAAGATGGGGCAGATGATTGACGATGTTATTGCAGCTGGTGCAAGTGGTGTGCTCCCCGCCGTGACGACGGGCCAGAGTGCAACGGTCTCTCCGCAGCAGCACTTGGATATCATTAAGTTCACGCTCGACTACGTTGACGGTCGCGTTCCTGTGATTGCAGGCGCAGGCTCCAACTGCACGCGCGAATCTATCGAGATGATCGAAAACGTTTTGAAGATTGCTCCGGTGGCGGTCCTCTGCGTCACTGGCTACTACAACAATCCGCCGCAGGAAGGCTTGCTCAAGCACTACCAGACGCTCAGTAGCGAAACGGGTGCAAAGATTGTTATTTACAACGTTCCGGGCCGTACCTCCAGCTATGTCCATCCGGACACCTTGATTGCTCTTGCCGAAGACAAGAACATCATCGGTCTCAAGCAGGCGGTTGAATTTGGTTTTGGCGAAAAGTTCCACGAAGACACGATGCGCGTCATCAAGGAAACAAAGGGCAAGGACTTCGCCGTGATGAGCGGTGAAGACGGTCTCTTTGCTGACCTCCTCGAAATGGGCGGCACGGGTATCGTGAGCGCAACGGGCAACATCCCGGAAGCTTGCAAGACTTTCGTTGACCTCTACAAGGCTTTCCAGGCTGACGACAAGGACAAGGCTCACAACTTGCAGAAGGCTGCTCGTGACTATATCGACGCCACGTTCTGCCGCAAGAACCCGATTCCTCTCGGAACGCTCTTCAACAGCCCGTTGTTCCAGCCGCTCGTAAGCGTGAAGGACACGGCTAACGGTGCTGACGCTGTTGCCCGCATCATGAAGCTCATCGACGAGAAGGCAACCAGCTTGAAGAAGTATCACGCCTAATAGGCAGTAGGAAGACTTTTTAACAGGAGAATCACAATGGCTAAGAATGAAAAATCCGTTACCGACTTGGTCTGCGAACACATCAAGAAGCAGAAGCTTCTCCCGATTCCGGTGCAGACTCTGAACGAAGAAGCCGAAGCTACTCGCTACTTCGGTGGCGACCTCAAGGAATTCTTGGCAGCAGCCAAGACTCTCGGCGCAAAGGGAATCTTCGTTGAAACACTTTATCTGGAAGACGACGAATTCTACTACGACAGCGGCATCGATGACGAAGAATACCTCGCCATGAACGGCGCTGACGGTAGCTGCACTTGCGGCTGCGGTGACAACTGCGACTGCAAGAAGGGCGACAAGAAGAAGTCCAAGAAGGCTGACGACGACAAGGTCGACGGCGTGTTCCTTGAACCGGAAGACCTCGACGGTCTTGACCTCTCCCTCCTCCGTCCGGAAATTGCAAAGTTCCTCGACCGTGTGGGCGAATGCTGCGGCGTGCGCTTGACGGTTCCGGGTGTGGACCACCTCGAAGTCGAAATCTTCGCTGACTGGTACGACGAATTCGCAGAACTCGTGGACGAAGCTTCGGAAATCATCGAAGAAGATCCGAACGGCGCTCTCGAACAGGTCGAAGCCATGTTCAAGGAAGCCGAAAAGGCTGCTAAGGAAGAAGACAAGAGCGTGAAGAAGATTTCGGCACATCCCCCGAAAAAATCTAAGAAGTAATCTTAAGTAATCTTCGACTTTAGACAAAGTATTGACGCGAGTTCCGTTTCGGGACTCGCGTTTTTTTGTGCGTGAGACGCGCGGCATTTCCCCCCAAAAAATCTCGTGGCATTTCCGACGCTTGCAGGCATCAAACGAAATTAATTCAATATGCAAAAACGCTCCCCGACGGGGAGCGTTTTTACAGTCTTTAGGAGGAGAGACTTATTACTTCACGGCGACGCGCTGCATAAAGTTGCCCTGCTTCACCATGTAGATGCCAGCGTTCTTGAAGTTAGCCTTCAGAACCTGGGCGACAGAGGCGCCAGCGTCGAGCTTCACAGTACCGAGGAAACGGCCCTGCATGTCGAACACCTGGAAGTTGCCGCTCTTGAGTTCCATCTTCGGGGCAGCAATGAGACCAATCGTCTGGCTGCTAGAAGATTCAACCTTTGCTTCGGAAGAGCTGGATTCCGGTTCCGGCTGCGGAAGCGGATGAGCCTTATCGGTCATCTTGAAGTAGGTCACGTCGAAGGATCCCGAGCCACCACCGGCTTCCACGAGCACCTTGGCTTCGTACATCTTCCCCATCTTCATGCCGAGTTCTTCCCACTTCTTCATGTGGGCAGTGATGTCGATATGGCCGCAAGAACGAGCACTCTTACGAACGCTGAAGTATTGCGGGAAGGTCTGCGTACCCTTAATGGAGGGCTGCTGGACACGGGTATTCTGCCAGATTTCGTAGGTGTCACCATCAACCGTAAATTCACCCTTTCTCTGGCCGAGGAGGTTTGCACCCGGCTTATTGAACCAGTCATCAACAATGTAGTATTCTACGAGCGGATCCACCGTCCAGCCATAGATACCGATGTAGTTGTAGCCACCAGCACTACCCTGCTTGCTCCACTTGTAGTAGGCATCGATAGGGCCAAGTTCTTCGTAAGTGTGCTTTTCATCATACTTGAAACCGACACGAGCAAGGAAGTCGTTGGTACCATTCCAGCTTGCCTTATAAGTACCGTTGTCGTAGAACGTCATGGAGTTGTTACCACCCTGATACCAAATTTCATAGTGGTACGGAGAGCTGCCGACGTTACCCGTCACGCTAGAGTTGTTCTGACCCTGAGTTCTCGTTTCTTTGCCTTCATGGCCCATAACGTCCTTGCAGGCGTCAATTTTACCAGAAACGTTGCCGTTACCCTTAGAGGAACTGGATTTCGGTGCATCCGTAGAAGAGCTAGACTTCACAGAAGAGGAAGAAACCGGATCAGAGCCGTTTTTCACATAGACCTTGGCATGCGGGAAGTCCATGTGACCACCGCGGACTTCGCCATTCACGTTACCAGCTTCACCAAGCACCTTGGCTTCGTAGAGCTTACCCATGGACATGCCCATCTTTTCCCACTGTCTCATGTGTTCGGAAATATTGATGGTACCGCAATCGCGCGGAGAGGTACGAACGCTGAAATACTGATAGAACGTCACGTTACCGCTGTTCTTAATAGCCGGACCTGTACGGGTATTGCGATAAACCGTATAAGTACCGCCGTCAACCGTAATGGTACCCTTTCTTTCGTTACCAATCCAGCTACCCGGCATGTCATTGGCGAGGGTGTTATCAATCACGTAGTATTCGACCAACTGGCTAGGCGTTCCAGAAACACCTTCCATCCAGCCATAGATACCGATATAAGAGTAACCCACATTCTGGGCACCGCTCTTCACAAGCTTGAACTCGGCAATCATATCACCACCAAGTTCCTTGTAGGTCTTGTTACTGCCGAGGGAAAGGCCCGCACGGCAAAGATAGTCCTTAGCACCAGTGATATTGCAGTCCATGGAACCGTCACTATAGAATGTAGCGCTACCACCATGGCCGTTTTCATCCCAAAGTTCGTAACCGATATCGCCGATTTTACCAGTTTGGTTCGAAGTAATCGTTACCTTTTGGCCGGAATGTTGCGCATTGCTGCAGAAATCCTGAGCAAAAGCTGTCGTCGCCATTCCCAAAGCCATTGCGAAAACAACGCTAGACTTGGTCACACTAAATGTTTTCATATGATACTCCTCACATTTTAGTTATGCTGAACATAATATATGAGTGACAGATGAAAAAAGACCGACATTAAACAAATGTTTGTTGTTTAGAAAAACAACGACAATAAGTTTACATTATAAGACCGCTCGGCTCTTTTGAAATACAAGACTCCGTACTCGCCTCGCTCTCGCCTTCACGACCCGTCAACACGGGTCGCTTCGGGCTCACGGATACGACCGCTCAGCATAAAAAAAGCCCCTTCCCGGGAACTCCAGAAAGAGGCTAAAACGACTTTTGGGAACAAAAGTTCCGCTTTTGTAAGGTTTATTGATTATTCTTCGGTTTCCGTCGGGCCGATTTCCTGCTTTTCAGCATCGTCCTTGACAACGGAATCGTCATCGACTTCTACGCCCTTAACCTTGTCGAAAGTTTCCTTGGCATCGGCGCTATCTTGTTCGATATCTTCGACGCTCGGGAGTGCAGTTGCATCCTTCACGACGTCGCCATCGCGCAGCGTAATTGCCTTGACGCCCTGGGCATTGCGGCCCGTGAGGCGGATATCGGCAGCCTTGATGCGGATGACCTGACCGTCCTTACTTGTGATGATCAAATCGTAATCGTCAGCAACGCTTTCGACGAACACGGCGGCACCAATCTTGTCTGTAACGTTCAAGTTGCGGACACCCTTGCTACCACGGCGGGTCACACGGTAAGAGCCCGGTTCAGAACGCTTGCCATAACCCTTTTCGGTGATGGTCAAGATCTTGTTGCCGGCCTTGAGCCACAGGAGCGAAATGACTTCGTCGCCTTCGGCGAGCGTAATGCCCTTCACGCCGTGCGTGCCACGACCCATAGCGCGGAAGCAGCTAATCGGGAACGTGACGGCCTGACCGTTCTTAGTCGCAATCATCAAAAGATCCTTCGGGATCGGGCGGTTGGCGAATTCTTCAGCATCGCCAGATTCAGATTCTTCGGCAATAGCGGCTTCGGCAGCCTGAGCTTCAGCGGCGTTTTCAACGGCTTCTGCGGAATCGTCGTCAGAAGCATTCTTGCTCGCTTCGTATTCTTCGGCAGACATGCCCACGAGCTGGACCTTGACCAATTCATCGTCTTCATCGAGGCTAATGGCATTGACGCCAGCCTTACGCGGACGGCTAAAGAGCGTGAGGTCCATCTTGTTGATGATACCCTTCTTGGTCGCAAACACGAGGCAGAAGTATCCACCGAACTTGCGCACCGGCACAATCGCCTGCACCTTTTCGCCTTCCGTGAGAGCGACAAAGTTCACAATCGGGCGGCCCTTGCCATTGCGGGCGCCTTCCGGCAAGCGGTAAACCTTCGTCCAGTAGACACGGCCCTTGTTCGTAAACACGAGCAAGTAGCTGTGCGTGCTAGCCGTGAAGATCTGTTCCACGTTGTCTTCGTCCTTGAGGCCTGCACCGATGATGCCTTTACCACCGCGGTTCTGAGCCTTGAACGTATCAATCGGGAGGCGACGGATGTAGCCTTCCTTACTGAGCGTGATGACCTGTTCTTCTTCGGCAATGAGGTCTTCATCATCGCTATCATCAATAGCTTCGCCAATCGTCGTACGGCGTTCATCGCCATACTTGGCCACAACGGCATCGAGCTTTTCGAGCATGATGGCAATGCGGCGTTCGCGTTTTTCCAAGATGTCCTTCAAGTCAGCAACTGTTGCAATGAGTTCGTTGTATTCGGCTTCCAACTTTTCAATGTTCAAGCCGACCAACTGAGCAAGGCGCATATCAACGATGGCCTGAGACTGGATTTCATCGAGCGAGAAGCGGTCCTGCAAGCTCTGCTTTGCAATTTCGGTCGTCTTGCTCTGGCGAATAATCTTCACGACTTCATCGATGTTCTGCGTTGCAATACGCAAGCCTTCAATGATATGGAGGCGAGCTGCAGCCTTCTTCAAGTCGAACTGCGTTGCACGCGTAATCACATCGAGGCGGTGGTCAATGTAGACCTGCAAAAGATCCTTGAGCGTAAGGAGCTTCGGGAGGTTATTGACGAGTGCCAAGTTGTAAATGCTGAACGTCGTCTGGAGCTGCGTGTACTTGAACAAGTTATTCAAGACAACTTCACCAACGGCATCACGGCGGAGTTCAATCACAATGCGGATGTCACGGCTCGATTCATCGCGGATGTCCGTAATGCCATCGATACGCTTGTCGCGGACGAGGTCTGCAATCTTCTTGCAGAGTTCGGCCTTGTTCACCATGTACGGGATTTCGGTGACGATGATGCGCGGTTTGCCCTTTGCATCCGTTTCAATTTCGGTACGGGCGCGCACACGCACACGGCCATGACCCGTGAGGTAAGCTTCGCGAATGCCAGAACGGCCACAGACAATAGCACCTGTCGGGAAGTCCGGGCCCTTCACATATTCCATGAGGTCTTCGCCAGTCAAGTCTGGATTTTCAGCCAAAGCATGGATAGCGGCACCGACTTCGCGCAAGTTGTGCGGAGCCATATTCGTCGCCATACCTACTGCAATACCCGATGTTCCGTTCACAATCATGTTCGGGAGCGCAGACGGGAGCACCAGCGGTTCTTCGAGCGATTCATCGTAGTTCGGGCCCATGTCGACCGTCTCTTTTTCGAGATCTTCGAGCATAAGGGCGCCAAGGTTGTTCATCTTCGCTTCGGTATAACGCATGGCAGCCGGGCTGTCACCATCAATAGAACCGAAGTTTCCCTGACCAAACACCAGCGGATAGCGCAACGAGAAATCCTGCGCCATACGGGCAAGAGTATCGTAAACAGCAACGTCACCATGCGGGTGGTACTTACCGATAACATCACCCACGATACGGGCGGACTTGACCGTTCCCTTGTTCGGAACCACGCCCAACTTGTGCATACTGTACATCACACGGCGGTGCACCGGCTTAAAGCCATCGCGGGCATCCGGCAATGCACGAGCGACAATAACGCTCATCGAGTAGCGAAGATAGCAGTCCTGCATGTCTTGTTCGACAAGACTCTTGAACTGCGATCCAGGTACCATTTCTTCAGACATTAGTTAACCTCAAATTAGTGGGAAGTAAAATCATCACTTCCCAGCATTTCACTTATCACTTCCAAACTTTCTTCATCGGTCTGGTCTATGCGGTGCGGTGTGATTGTCGCATAGCCCTTATCTAGCAAGTTGTCGTCCGAGCCCTCAGGAGCCATCGACCACAGCTTTTCACCATCCAAAAACCACAAGCCATCCTTGTGATCGTAGTGGTCGGTAAACATACCACGGTCCATCGTGCAAGCCTTAAATCCAAGGAATTCATCTTCCTTGATTTTCGGGAAATTCACATTCCAGAAGACACCCTTGGAAATTTTCTTGAACAGGTTCTCAGAAACAATCTTGCGTGCAAAATCAATCGCCACCTGCAACAGGTTGCCTTTCAATCCACGGAGAGAAAGCGCCACCGCAGGCACGCCCCAAAGGGCCGCTTCGCGAGCTCCGGCAACCGTCCCCGAATATAGCGACGACACACCGGAATTTTCGCCCACATTAACTCCCGAAAAACATACATCAAAGCCTTCGGGAACAATCGTGTTATCATTAAGGCCGTAATTGGCAAAATGCCCCACAGCAAACTTCACGCAGTCCGCAGGAGTGCCCGAGACCGAATAAACCTCGTACGGCAACTTCGCCTTCCCCGGGACAGATTCAACATGCTGGACGCGCAACCCGCGACGAATCGTAAAGGCGTGACCGACACCACTCTGTTCGTCTTCAGGCGCAAAAACATAGACATCGGAAACCTCGCTCAAAGCAAGAGCGAGAGCATGCAGATTGACACTACCAACGCCATCGTCGTTAGTGATCAATACCCTAGTTTTCCGTAATTGTTCCATTTATATGCAATTTAGAAAAATGGGTGACAAAATTGTTTCAAAATCCTTAAAAACACGCGAAAAAAGCCACTTTCGGCTACATTTTCCCGTCCAAAGCATTTAGCAGGGAATCAAGGCGCAAAGTGAGCTTTTTAGCCCCCAGACAGCACAGGTGGTCGTAATCATTTGCCACCCTCCCCACATAGTCATGACTGCCCATTTTGTTTTCATCCATCAGCACAAAATTCTTGTCCGTTTCAGCCAATTCTTCAAGCCGTTTCAAGAGCATCTCTGCAGTCGAGCGACGCATGCCATGCCGCCCATAACTCCCCGTATTTCGGTAATACGGACTAATCGGGAAAACCACCCCCACGACAACGACATTCTGCCTTTTAGCAATTTCCAATATTCGCGAAAGTTCCGAAAAATTCGATTCATAGCGAGCCCCGTCATCGTACGCCGTGCTATCCTCCAAAATTTCAACAACCCCTTTGCCATCAGACGCCCAATCTTCCACGCAAGCTATAGACAGCCATCCGCGACTATCACACATCTGCTTATATTCACGATCTTCATCGGCCAACTTCGATTTTGCAATTTCCATGACACGGTTTACAAACAAGCTATCTACGCCATCACGCCAAAACTGATGATGCATATCGTACTGAAATCCAGCCGCATCTCCAAAATTCACCTGAATGGCGTCCATCGAGTCGCATTCGTTCCAAAGATCAAAATCCATTCCTATCACTAGATATTTCAGTTCCTTTGCATGTAACGAGACATAGTTTTCATAAAGGTATTCCATGCAATGCAAATCACACGGGACTGTAGACAAGTTAATAGCAAAGTGTTGTAACATTTCTGGATTAATGCCAGACATCGTATGAGAATTGCCCATGCAGACAACTTCCGCAGAATCGCGATACTCCCACAAAAGTGAAATTTTTTGAGCAAGGATATGCGTATACTGGCCTTCGTTGGCATAATAAGCGCCTAGGCTATCATAATTCCACGAATACGATTTTGTCGATTGAGAAGAAACCGGCTCAGAATCCGAGCAACCGGAAACAAGCAAAAGCAAGAACATCACCAAACCAACAAAGAACTTCATACTCGCAAAATATATTTTTCTATCATTATATGCATGTACACGGAACCTAAATTTTTAGCAATGAAAGAGCCCTCCAAGTTCAAGAGGCTCGCTGAACTTTTAAGAGTCATTATTTTGCAATTAGGCGATGACGTACCACGCGCCC includes:
- the surE gene encoding 5'/3'-nucleotidase SurE encodes the protein MITNDDGVGSVNLHALALALSEVSDVYVFAPEDEQSGVGHAFTIRRGLRVQHVESVPGKAKLPYEVYSVSGTPADCVKFAVGHFANYGLNDNTIVPEGFDVCFSGVNVGENSGVSSLYSGTVAGAREAALWGVPAVALSLRGLKGNLLQVAIDFARKIVSENLFKKISKGVFWNVNFPKIKEDEFLGFKACTMDRGMFTDHYDHKDGLWFLDGEKLWSMAPEGSDDNLLDKGYATITPHRIDQTDEESLEVISEMLGSDDFTSH